TTGCAGCCACAAGTGATTTTTGTCGGTTTGGGAGTACCACGTCAAGAATTATGGATTGCCGAAAACCGCCATTTGTGTCCTCAAGCAGTTTGGATTGGCGTTGGTGGTAGTTTTGATATTTGGTCAGGAACTAAAACTCGCGCTCCTGCCTGGTTAGGAAATAATAATTTGGAATGGTTGTATCGCCTTTATCAAGAACCTTGGCGTTGGCGGCGAATGCTGGCGTTACCAGCCTTTGCTGTGAAAGCTTTTGTTTATCGGTTGACAGCAAAAGGTGCAATTAGTTAAGAGACGCGATGAATCGCGTCTGTACAAGAGTGGGAGTAGAGACGCGATGAATCGCGTCTGTGGGGTAAGTGTTATTACTTAATTGATCTTAAAGACTGTAAAAATTTTAAATTTTCTTTGTTGAATTTTAAATTCTCAGGCGAAACCTGGGAATCCTTATTTTGATAGGAATGTCACATCTAAGCCGGCAAACTGTTTGGTTGTGAGTATGAGGAAAATTTAACAATGCCAGTATTAACAACTCAAGTTAAGAAAGACAAGTCCGTTCATAGAGAAGACAGTGAAAGTCAACAGCACGTTAGTAAGACTATTGCAAAGGTGATATTGCAATCTGTAAGCAAGACCTATACTAATGGCTCTCACGCCTTGTTGAATGCGAATCTTGAGGTAAAAAAGGGAGAATTTCTGTTTATCACGGGGCCAAGTGGTTCTGGGAAATCAACGCTCTTGAAATTGTTGTATGGCCAGGAGTTGCCTACACAGGGAGAAGTAATTGTTGATGATTGTAATGTAGCGGATTTAAGGGGCGATCGCTTGTCATTATTTCGGCGACGGATTGGTATTGTGTTTCAAGACTACAAGCTGATTAGCCAACGAACAGTAGCAGAAAATGTAACTTTTGTGCTG
This genomic interval from Nostoc sp. KVJ3 contains the following:
- the ftsE gene encoding cell division ATP-binding protein FtsE; amino-acid sequence: MPVLTTQVKKDKSVHREDSESQQHVSKTIAKVILQSVSKTYTNGSHALLNANLEVKKGEFLFITGPSGSGKSTLLKLLYGQELPTQGEVIVDDCNVADLRGDRLSLFRRRIGIVFQDYKLISQRTVAENVTFVLQAQGYTRKEIQRRLEPTLKLVGLLSKADCFPDQLSGGEQQRVSIARAIVGTPPLLLADEPTGNLDPDNSWQVIQILQKLNSFGATVIVTTHDEQLVRRCNHPVVQVRNGQLSRK